Genomic window (Cardiocondyla obscurior isolate alpha-2009 linkage group LG21, Cobs3.1, whole genome shotgun sequence):
TTCCTTCGATCAGAAGGTCGCGGGAGAAACCCCAGGTGAAGTCATTGCGCAAGAAGAGGAGAGTCAGTGGGGAGCTTTACCGGAACTTTCCGTCCCCGTAACTTCCAGAGTATATTTCAGCACAATGCAATTATACAACTACTTACGCGGGGATGGAGTTCGTGTAATTTGCGATGTCTCTGTGAATCGCTCTTCGCGAGAGAAGCACATATTCGTATTATTGTTGaacaaacgagaaaaaaaagaagcaggaAAAGGAGTGAAGAAGACAAAATACAGAGAGATAatcggaggaaaaaaagatttccgATGGCAGAGAAGCAGAAGGAGATAAGTTGCGGGCTTGCTTGACGAGTTTCGCGTAAACAGGTGCTTCAAGAGGAGGACATCGAAGAATCCTTGAAATCTATACGTGTTCGAGAGGAGGGACGGGGTCAACATCTTACTGTTCACGTAAAAAGCGAAAGAGGCAATCATCAGGATGGAGTTGaagaaattttcaaattaccCCGttccatatttttattcctttcctTAAAAGAGtttaaattgatttacgaATCCTAACATGTGGCCTTTTGACCACTCCCGACATTTCCAATCCACAATATTTACGAGAGaatcgcaatttttaatttttgtttcccTTATCTTATATATCCCGTTGAATCCTGTTTAAATTACATTCTCCCGCATAATcctttctattatttttcctcAGGGTCCCTTCAGGGACCCGCAAATCTATCAAAATGCTTGTTCGTCTACTCGGTTGTTTGCAAGAAACAAGAAAGCAAGTAGTGCAAATATCCTCATCaagaggaaaattaaaaactgccCTTTTAAGGGCAAGGAACATCGCAATAAACGCTAAAAAGCGCAAACTGTCCTTTTCAGGGCAAAACTTCAACGTACctgaaatacatttaatatattttccttGTTAAATTGTTTTCATTTTAGAGATGCTGTGAATATATTGTGCGTTGATTGCAGACACAAAGgtaatatgaatatttttgtaataatgtattataaaagttaacaaaaaaaaaagggggaggggtaatgcagaaaaagaaaagaaaagtttaatgTTTCAAAGAATTTATTCAGTTAAAAAACATGTATGTGCTGTACTTAAAATACGTATGTAAAGATGTGTCAGTCCATTCAGCAAGTGTCGCAAGCAATTGCGTCAATCGGAGTTACGTTCAAAACAACTGCCGTGGAAATTTCCATATTTCAACATTCGCACGAATATCTCCAATCGCCAGTACATCTCTGTAATGAGTAAaacaaacatattttattatgaatcatatttatatttatttttgtttaactaattttaatctGAGTTTAACttgcttaaaaaatatcatactaatatttaaatatttgttgcaggtaaaaaaacaaaaaaacaggAACAAGTATGGctcgaaaaattattgtatcaTGCTTAAAATTagcaagaaagagaaaggtaTTTTGGAGTGATGAGTCAACTGCaggtaataattatcttgaCATACCTTTTGGAATTTACACGTAAGCTGCTAATATCTTCTTTCCCAGTCACCTCGACTTTTGCATGTGTTACAGGTTTGCCGTTTGCGACATTGTAAAACTTTACACATGTGCCCGCTCCATAAGCTGCGAGCACGTCTTGATTACCAATCATCCACGTTAATCCCACAACCGTATCGTCCACAGAAATGGTTTGTTGGCTGACATGCTGtgtgatatttataattgcatatcaaaaagaatcgtaaaacaaaattaataaatttataaaacaaattaccttaagaattaaaatttttaacgtttatagagatgttaaaaaaatatttctttttaattttatcattttttaaatcaactaTTATTTGCCAAAgagcgaaaaataaattatgaaatgtattttaagtaaaattttgcataattttccaattttttatttttattctcgtaaGATTAAAATCGTGATTAGAAAACCTGAAATATGACATGTAATTTTACCTCGTCAAGATTATATATACGGATTTCTTTGTCCGTGCCACTGCTGACAAATAAATTGCGTAATGGTGAACATTTAATACTGGTAACGCTACCTCCGTGTCTTTCGTATTCGTCGATCACAGGATCTATAAGTGTGGCGTCTTCTAAAattgataaacatttttttccgtttataataaaaatttatattagctgtaataataaatgcaaaccTTCGATAGGCGTTACACTGTCCAAGCTGCATTTATAGATTCCACCGCATAATGTGCCAACGATAAATATACTGGGATGCTTCAATGAAAAATCAAAACTCGTGATACATAGCCCTGCTTCCGCGGCACGCTCGCGCGTACCTCCAGAACTGCGTGGCCTAGCATTTTCTATTGGATTACGTTCCTTGGCTATCTTAAACCTGTAacgcagcaaaaaaaaaaaaaaaaaaaaaaaaaacaggatcgtaaaataattgaaatagatggttaaattaaattagatggAGGTGCTTACCGTTTATGCAATTGAACAGTTGTAAAATTAGCCATCACCTTATGAATCAGTATGTATCCATCTATGCTAGAGCTTAGTAACAGAGTTACATCGCTTACAGATCTTGGCCGCCAACACACTTGAGATACACTGTCGCCGTGCGAGCACACGTGCATGGGCACAACGGAATCGTCATTCCTGAGATTCCAAATAAACACGTCCCCTTGAAAAATCATACAGATGCATTTGTCAGACACGACGATAAGAATTTTGTCAAtattgcgattaattaataaagtttacaATTAAACAATCCAGCTGCGAGGATAGAAGGCTCCGTTGGATGATAGCAAAGAGTTGTAACGCATCCATTTGTCTCTAATGTTTTAGCGGGCACATCCGTGACATCGTCCTCCGTTGTAAGATTGTACAACTGGATTGTCGAAAGATGATCGCACCATGTCGCGTGACAAATATGACTGAGACCTACCGCTAACGTTCCTCCGACGGTGCTCCACGACAAGTCGCTTACTTTTATCTATAAAACATTCAGTTTGTAATATCTGTTCATAACCTCGCtgttatcgcgaaaaaaaattagttttaatgaAAAGGACATACCGAGTGCACGGAATTCTGAAAGGACGACGTTTCTATCTCTCTAAGtgtattgatttttttcaaCAGTTCGACAGTAGTTGACGACGTCTCGCTTACATTTGGATTGTAATCATCGAAAGCGCTACTGGCTTCATCCAGAGCTTCGAGAATTCCTGGGGtgactttttttaaaaactctgCCAGTCTATCATAATCTACCTGTGCATCTGCTTTCTGCTCATTCGTTGTTTGAATCTGAATTTAAAATCagagttttattataattaaatgcaacatatatgaaaaaattattgcagcgtttctcgatattttacaatgaacagaataattaaaaaattcttcacAAGGTAAGTAAAACTTCAATAATTAACATACTCCGACGCTTCTCGTTTCTGTAGTCTGTGTGTCATTAGCAGCATAAATTATCTCTGTTGTttgaacatttgctgacgtttCGAGtctagaatttattttaaaatatatatctcaaAGCGATTATAAACAGAATACATTTTACAACAATAATGAATTAACTCACCTTGCAGCAGATAATTCTGAATTAAAACTCACAACGTCAAAAGACTTGgtgttaaacattttattttattttttttcttcaataaaataaagaataattaattacttaatagCCTAATCTtcaatatcgataaaattatatttatttaacatattttttttttatggaacgAGAGAGTTCGGCTGAAATAAGCGTCGTTCTGTTTCGCGAAACGAAATACTCGTCGCCGGAATAACAGAAGTAAACGACTTTAAGGTTAGAAAGCCTTGTCATATTGACGCATCATAGCTACACGAAATACATTGACGAGCAATAATGCTCCATAGAatgtatctatttttttttctttattaatttgattttatgtaaaattaaaactcgtCCAGTTAATCATTGAGACGTACCACTGAATAATATCTAACAGAGTTATCGTTGACTCGCACTACAGGAGTTTGTAGCAAAAACTATATAATGACGGCTTGCAGCGAATTTTATTAGCATATACTATAGCAAATAAGAAAGTCAAATACAGCTGACCAGCAGATTTAAACGGacataagaataaataatttgtgttTCTTTCAGGTGCTAATAAAGAtgctttattacatttaatgcTGTTTTTTCCATAAATTGGCCACCGTATTTCTGAATGTTCTGTGGCATgcgtatgtgtatgtatgtgtgtgtgtgcgtgcgccGTGCGCATTCACACATGTATTTGATGTATATGCTTATAGTTTTTACTATATatcttaaatatttgtttctttattagTTTGATTTTTTCAGATGTACatctagaaattttttttattttttttttcccttcagctgtgttctatttttttagtaaaaagtTTATGCACGTTTATAACCATGATCAATCtgtttttcattatttttaacactttattgacgagataatattattatgaatAACGAATCTCTTATCAAgaacatatttataaaataggaaaatatattaatctcttttttaattattgtatttgcaacgattaaaatatttttgcaggaGGTAAAGCACTATCAATGATTACACACATAAGACTGTactgaataaaaaatagattatgaaaaaataattttgcaaagtgCGACAACAGACGTAAGTTTAGGTTAAGACGATAATTAGTATATTCCCGTCGATAAAGtgttaaaaattcatacaCACTGCAAAATACTTTGAATTTCGGAACTTCACAAAATACGAAACACAAAACATTAAGTCGCATTCAAAAATATGACGAAAAGAACAATATTCTTTTAGAAATAGATGAAACTCTTTTTCGTTTGAAACAATCTTTAGGCAAGTAAGAGAtagttttattctattttcttGTATATAGTGGCCACTTTATATATCTTCCTTCTTCACGTTATATGGTCAacgtttaatacaaaaattaatctattataaTCTAGTGACATTCTGAATGCGTTCGAATGTAAACGTTGATTAATGAACTCTACTGTTAAAATTACTTAGAGGCTACGTATTCTTTTAAATGTACATAAATAACCCTCTTATCGATTAACTATGCTTTTGCTGTGTGTCttaagttaataaattgtccatttattattatttttttatttttttcttttagtctTAAATGTcgaaagtttaaattaaattgttcaatttttacatattcGTACAAACCAGCATAAAGTTTGTAGAGAAatctaaatgttttaatattcttccTGTACCGTTTAAGTTGACAGAAAGTAATCTTTCATGTGTCTCACAATGTTTTGTATGTGATGTGGCTCCAGTAAGTGAGAAAGTCGTGTGCCGAAGTTTGCTACGATTGGCAAATTTTGACTGAGCATTCTCAACTTCttgtgatttttttaacaccTCTAAAGTATATAAAGGTTAGAAACCTTCCTGATACTGTTTCGAGTCTAATTTTGCCTGAGTGAGCTCGAGCT
Coding sequences:
- the LOC139110751 gene encoding cytoplasmic dynein 2 intermediate chain 2 gives rise to the protein MFNTKSFDVVSFNSELSAARLETSANVQTTEIIYAANDTQTTETRSVGIQTTNEQKADAQVDYDRLAEFLKKVTPGILEALDEASSAFDDYNPNVSETSSTTVELLKKINTLREIETSSFQNSVHSIKVSDLSWSTVGGTLAVGLSHICHATWCDHLSTIQLYNLTTEDDVTDVPAKTLETNGCVTTLCYHPTEPSILAAGLFNWDVFIWNLRNDDSVVPMHVCSHGDSVSQVCWRPRSVSDVTLLLSSSIDGYILIHKVMANFTTVQLHKRFKIAKERNPIENARPRSSGGTRERAAEAGLCITSFDFSLKHPSIFIVGTLCGGIYKCSLDSVTPIEEDATLIDPVIDEYERHGGSVTSIKCSPLRNLFVSSGTDKEIRIYNLDEHVSQQTISVDDTVVGLTWMIGNQDVLAAYGAGTCVKFYNVANGKPVTHAKVEVTGKEDISSLRVNSKRDVLAIGDIRANVEIWKFPRQLF